From the Paludibacterium paludis genome, one window contains:
- the panS gene encoding ketopantoate/pantoate/pantothenate transporter PanS, with translation MTALLTRLFPLWAIALSIAAYFRPAVFTPLLPHTGLMLSLIMFTMGLSLTVDDFRRVFLRPAPVLAGIGLHYLVMPLAAFLLARLFRMPPELAAGMILVGSVASGTASNVIIYLSRGEVALSVTVTALSTLVGVVATPLLTRLYLDASIHVDVVAMLLSILQIVIMPIVLGLAAKRLAGTALHRIEPVLPLLSMIAIVLLIAAIVGGSQKHIASVGMVTVLAIVLHNGIGLFFGYWGSRLLGFEESVCRTLAIEVGMQNSGLAAQLGKIYFGPLAALPGALFSIWHNITGSLLAAYWQGRPVRPSPDRPAPAEHGAARKWN, from the coding sequence ATGACCGCACTACTGACGCGACTCTTTCCGCTATGGGCCATCGCGCTGTCGATCGCCGCCTACTTCCGCCCCGCGGTGTTCACACCGCTCTTGCCGCATACCGGACTGATGCTGTCCCTGATCATGTTCACCATGGGACTCTCCCTGACCGTCGACGACTTCCGCCGCGTATTTCTGCGCCCTGCGCCGGTGCTCGCCGGAATCGGCCTGCACTACCTTGTGATGCCTCTGGCCGCCTTTTTGCTGGCCAGGCTGTTCCGGATGCCGCCAGAACTGGCGGCGGGAATGATCCTGGTCGGCAGTGTGGCCAGCGGCACGGCCTCCAACGTCATCATTTACCTGTCCCGCGGGGAAGTCGCACTGTCCGTGACGGTGACGGCGCTGTCGACACTGGTCGGCGTGGTCGCGACTCCGCTGCTGACCCGCCTCTATCTGGATGCCAGCATCCATGTCGATGTCGTCGCCATGCTGTTGAGCATTCTGCAAATCGTGATCATGCCCATCGTCCTGGGACTTGCCGCCAAGCGGCTGGCCGGGACGGCCCTCCACCGCATCGAACCGGTCCTGCCATTATTATCGATGATCGCCATCGTCCTGCTGATCGCCGCCATTGTCGGCGGCAGCCAGAAACACATCGCATCGGTGGGCATGGTAACGGTGCTCGCCATCGTGCTGCACAACGGCATCGGGCTGTTCTTCGGCTACTGGGGCAGCCGTCTGCTCGGCTTCGAGGAATCGGTATGCCGGACACTGGCGATCGAGGTGGGAATGCAGAATTCGGGGCTGGCCGCCCAGCTGGGCAAGATTTATTTCGGGCCCCTCGCCGCCCTGCCCGGGGCGCTGTTTTCCATCTGGCACAACATCACGGGCTCGCTGCTCGCCGCCTATTGGCAAGGCAGACCGGTCCGCCCGTCGCCGGACCGCCCCGCACCGGCCGAACACGGCGCCGCCCGCAAATGGAACTGA
- a CDS encoding HAD family hydrolase, producing MNLIFDLDGTLVFQGKPVSPSISDALHDLRLDGHTIGFASARPHRDMLPVLDERFHDALLIGANGAMTCEGGVPVRLNCLPPETYDSLRDLAARYRAAYLVDLVWDYHVSGDTSHPFFSLIDPGCLGRHVEHHEVENPVKFLVAHCDDPAGFRREVQSLSVAVHQHSDMQLFDMTCHGVDKMSALADYGVGAGQFVCFGNDFNDMPMFRHAAHSVQIGEHPGLAELASERLPSGPGFDTRLIETLRRLAT from the coding sequence ATGAATCTCATTTTCGATCTCGATGGCACCCTGGTTTTTCAGGGCAAGCCTGTCAGTCCGTCCATCTCCGATGCCCTTCATGATTTGCGCCTCGATGGCCACACCATCGGTTTTGCTTCCGCGCGGCCCCATCGCGACATGCTGCCGGTGCTGGATGAACGTTTTCACGACGCGCTGCTGATCGGTGCCAATGGCGCCATGACTTGCGAGGGGGGAGTGCCGGTGCGTCTCAATTGCCTGCCCCCGGAGACTTACGATTCGCTGCGGGATCTGGCTGCCCGGTACCGGGCAGCCTATCTGGTGGATCTGGTTTGGGATTATCATGTCAGCGGCGATACCTCGCATCCGTTCTTTTCCCTGATCGATCCGGGCTGCCTCGGCCGGCATGTCGAGCATCATGAGGTCGAGAATCCGGTGAAGTTCCTCGTCGCGCACTGCGATGATCCGGCGGGTTTCCGCCGCGAGGTGCAGTCGCTGTCCGTGGCCGTGCACCAACACTCCGACATGCAGCTGTTCGACATGACGTGTCACGGCGTCGACAAGATGTCCGCGCTCGCGGACTACGGGGTAGGCGCCGGTCAGTTCGTGTGCTTCGGAAACGATTTTAATGACATGCCGATGTTCCGGCATGCGGCGCATTCGGTGCAGATCGGCGAGCACCCGGGACTTGCGGAACTGGCGAGCGAGCGCTTGCCTTCGGGGCCCGGCTTCGACACGCGTCTCATCGAGACGCTCCGCCGGCTGGCCACCTGA
- a CDS encoding tetratricopeptide repeat protein, translated as MTNGRQTAIEEAVIRGKEILQTVESLINEAQGKSEDAALVAAGKIREIAQTYRLAQVCYRDAARKNPGNLEARARLAIAFLKDRNVTKGLTIAMELADRQPDFAFKDISGHPVSIMTLLGDAYRAAGDTTQARRAYESALKQQPGDTRAAVFLAQVLAEDGLLDEAADVAANSANGHDAAPFQATLRLLANDPNRMPAIAGILANRTARLAFDV; from the coding sequence ATGACAAACGGACGCCAAACGGCGATCGAGGAGGCCGTGATCCGCGGCAAGGAAATCCTCCAGACCGTCGAATCCCTCATCAACGAAGCCCAGGGTAAAAGCGAGGACGCCGCGCTGGTCGCCGCCGGCAAAATCCGCGAAATCGCCCAGACCTATCGCCTGGCGCAGGTTTGCTACCGCGACGCGGCCAGAAAGAATCCCGGCAACCTCGAGGCCCGGGCAAGACTCGCCATTGCTTTTCTGAAGGACAGAAACGTCACCAAAGGACTGACCATCGCCATGGAACTTGCCGACCGGCAGCCGGACTTCGCCTTCAAGGACATCAGCGGGCACCCGGTCTCGATCATGACGCTGCTTGGCGATGCCTACCGGGCGGCGGGCGACACGACACAGGCCAGGCGCGCCTACGAAAGCGCGCTCAAGCAACAACCCGGAGACACGCGCGCAGCGGTCTTTCTTGCCCAGGTACTGGCCGAAGACGGCCTGCTCGACGAGGCGGCGGACGTCGCGGCCAACTCGGCGAACGGCCACGATGCCGCACCATTCCAGGCGACGCTGCGGCTATTGGCGAACGACCCGAACCGGATGCCGGCCATAGCGGGAATCCTCGCCAATCGCACAGCACGGCTCGCTTTCGACGTCTGA